The nucleotide sequence ATTGTTCTCTGTCTAATCCTCTGCAGTccttcagaaggaaaagaaacctaGATTTTTACCTTGatcttatttaaataaaaagcaaaactcCATTCCACTGAGGCCAGAGTTTTACCATAGAACTTTAATTCTGGTAATTAAGTATTTTAATTCATCCAGTAAACAAATGACTTCTCAACATCTCTTTCGTTTGTCCAGGTTTCTCATACTGAGCTCTCAAGTAATTTCTCAGCAGTATCTCCTGTCTCAAGAGGTATATAATTTAACTATGCATTCTCTGCATTAAACCTTCCAGGAATTGTTCTGGGTCCAACAATTCAACAGTCAAGATAAATACACTATTGTAATGTGCTTCACAAGGCTTTAAAGTAAATTACCTCCTCAACTATATCTACTTGGGGCTCTTCATTATCACCACCACTGCTGCTAGACTCAGTGCTTGTAATACTGTCACattcttcatcatcatcttcctcATCCTCGAGAACTTTTAGATCCTCTGATTCAATAATAGCAATGAATTCATTCTCTTCCCTATATTTTGTATGTGGTATTCCTTCCTTGGGAGAAACGTCACCAGTACCATCTAGCTGAATTATGCCTTCAATGTCACTGCAGATATCCTTCTCTGATTGTAAATTAGATTCCATCTGCTCAGTAGGTTCCATCTGACAGGAATAAAAAGAGACCAGAGACAGATTGTGAATTAACACCACAAAGCTTTCATTCTCCAGTACAAAGCCTGAGATCTTTGTTTAATAAAGTAACAAGATTGGGGCACTAAAATGAGAGTTTCAAGTCCTCGACTACTTGTAAACCCTGACCAGATTTCCAAATCTTGTTCTTAACACTTATCCTTAAACAGAATCCATGCCAAATATTCCTCAGCAATATAGAGAGACATTTTCTTAGACTTTTCTTTACACAACATTGTACACAACCAACTTCAATCTGTGAACTGGGCCTTTAGAATTTCTACTGCAAATACAACTCCAAAACAAAAGAAGGGAAACAAGCTActgccctgccccccaaaatagcatttttcatttttgaaatgagTCAAGATTAACTCATCCTTCTCTCTCAATTCAATTGAAATGCTTTGTTTCAATAACATCTAAAAAGCTGAGACGGTAACTATTTCAGTACTTCATGTACTGTTCATAGAAATGCTAGAAATTCCTAAACAGAGTGTTCATAGGAGCATAAAAGGGCTTTAAGCTGTCTTCAGTTTCTCATTAAATCTTTATTGTAGCACTTAATTCACATCCACATACTCTTTCTAGTTCAAGAAAATAACACTTTGTTTTGACCTTCCATTATTACTACTGACAGTAGTAAGACATCCTGCCATCAAAAAGTTCACGAATAGCATAACATGCCTTCTATTTACAGTCATTTGTCATTACTGTAATTAAATTTGCATTTAGTAAATTTGCCTCAATCACATATAAGCACTACAACTCGAAGTCAACAAGCCAGCCTGAACTTAAAAACATCTGCAAATAATTTCTGGAACAAAAATCAGATGAGGTCAGGAAAGTGGCTTCCTAATTAAAATCATTCAAGTTTTTCACACAGCTTTAGCTGAATTCTAGTTTGTTCAGTATTTTTTACCAAGGAGATACATTTCCTTCCAGCAGATTTTCACTTATCAAATCTGACTTTTCATACTCAATATGCATTCGCAAGGCAAGTTAAATGCTCTTTGCACATTACAAGTTAAAACTAACCCCAGCTGACATTGCAAAAGCAATTTGCCCACAGCTGGCCATTATCCACATGCAGATTCATTGGCACAATGACATGGAAGTTCTCCAAGGGTCATTTATGTCTGTTcagtcaaaaaaacccacaaactattATGCCCAAAAATTGTCAGTAAGTCTAAGAATACACTATACCTATGCATTACACCTTGAGCATTTTTTTAGATTGACATTCTCTTCAACAACAGTATTTCAGCAATATTTGTGAGAAATTCTTAACATTAAGCAGACAGCTACTGCTATTCAAAACAAGCTCATGAATGAACTTCAAAATCATGATTTTTCTTATTATAATGTAGAGGTGCTACTTGTCACTTACAGATGTGTTTGATCACATCTGTTCTTATACTCCAAACAACTATCTCCAACAGATGTATTTTCACCAGCTAAGAAACAAAAGGCCTTACCTTGTCAGAGGAAGCAATGCTGTCGTGATCTTTCAGAACAGCATTATCATCCAAACTTTTGCCCATGATAATCAGGTCAATGATATCAGACACCTGCTGTTGCACTGACTGCTGAGGCTGAGTATCAAACTGCCCCGCCACATCCAGCAGGACACTGCTGGAGTTGTTTGCCAAGGACTCTGTGGGAGAAAACTCTTCAGAGGCTTCTGGAGTAAACACAGCTGTGTGAAGACTGCCATGCTGGGATTTTTCTGTTGAGTCTGCACACTGATTCAACACTGCATTAGATGCAAGTGGCTGCTGGCTCAGAGAAGGCTGCTGGACCAATGTATTGGCAGAGTTCTCTAGGTGATTTTCTTCCATGACATTTGGTGGAAATACCGTGCTCTGTTGGACAGCAGTCTCCTGGGGTTGTAACATTTCAGCAGCTGCCTGAGCAGAAGATTCATTCACCTGTGCAACACTGGCAACATTGGCTTGCAGAACTGAAGGTTGCTCAAGGGGCTGAAACATCTGTTGAACAGGGTGATGCAAAATACTTGCATCTCCTGCGGCCTGCGTAACCATCACAGGCACATTTACCTTGTAAAGCTGCCCTACAAAGAGATGAGTTAAAAAGTTCTTCAGCAGGTTAAACTTACAGGGTTTATCCTGGCCACTCTCCTGTAACCACTAATAACCAATAGCAAATACTCAGGCAAACTATGAGAAACAGGACTTTTACAAAGCAGTACTTTCTCTAAGCACAATTGCAGCCTTTGAAAATTAAGTGTTCAGAGGCTACTTCAGTCAGAGCTTCCATCCAGACCATCATGTTTAATACCCCTTTCTGGTTCTGGCCTTCACAATACCTTGTGGCAGTCAGTTCAAGAACTTAATTACATGctggattaaaaaattaaaataaaaaacgcACCAcagaacaataaaaaataatcctGTTTTGCATTTGTTTCCCTATCATTTCAGAAACTAAGGAATACAAGATAAAATGGTTAACTATTGCATATCTACATAGGCAGTTCACTCTTTTAAGGACCTTTAGGTATCCCTTCTAAAAAActctagtttaaaaacaaacaaacaaaggcaaaaaaaaaaacacctcctaGTTTATCTGTCCTCTCATTGTATGAAAACCACTCCAAATACTGAATCCTTaaagtttttattattattatcagtgTTAAAATCTGAGCCAGAGCTAAGCTCGCAATGTCATTTAATTATTCTTTACCCCACACACAAGCTTACAGACACAGAGTCACTGATACTAGCCCATAGGTCTCAAAACCTTAGGTATTATACCTGAAATAGATATCGAGTGACATTAGTTCTCAAAGAACAGCTGCTTGAAGAAAAAGTCAATCAGTGACTGAAATAAGCCTTCCACTCATCACACCCA is from Patagioenas fasciata isolate bPatFas1 chromosome 3, bPatFas1.hap1, whole genome shotgun sequence and encodes:
- the GTF2A1L gene encoding TFIIA-alpha and beta-like factor isoform X1; amino-acid sequence: MDRRRNQMLRWSPIPKLYKSIIEDVIEGVRELFAEEGLEEQVLKELKQLWETKVVQSKATEGLFRHNHHSPQFTLQLPHNFHRVLQASAASLVIPTGRGLQHLTAGDLGAPQSGATLTLPTGIAYPIHVPTGVTLQTVSGQLYKVNVPVMVTQAAGDASILHHPVQQMFQPLEQPSVLQANVASVAQVNESSAQAAAEMLQPQETAVQQSTVFPPNVMEENHLENSANTLVQQPSLSQQPLASNAVLNQCADSTEKSQHGSLHTAVFTPEASEEFSPTESLANNSSSVLLDVAGQFDTQPQQSVQQQVSDIIDLIIMGKSLDDNAVLKDHDSIASSDKMEPTEQMESNLQSEKDICSDIEGIIQLDGTGDVSPKEGIPHTKYREENEFIAIIESEDLKVLEDEEDDDEECDSITSTESSSSGGDNEEPQVDIVEEDPLNSDDDVSEQDIPDLFDTDNVIFCQYDKIHRSKNKWKFYLKDGVMSFEGKDHVFAKAVGDAEW
- the GTF2A1L gene encoding TFIIA-alpha and beta-like factor isoform X3, with product MAAAAMSHAYPLLWETKVVQSKATEGLFRHNHHSPQFTLQLPHNFHRVLQASAASLVIPTGRGLQHLTAGDLGAPQSGATLTLPTGIAYPIHVPTGVTLQTVSGQLYKVNVPVMVTQAAGDASILHHPVQQMFQPLEQPSVLQANVASVAQVNESSAQAAAEMLQPQETAVQQSTVFPPNVMEENHLENSANTLVQQPSLSQQPLASNAVLNQCADSTEKSQHGSLHTAVFTPEASEEFSPTESLANNSSSVLLDVAGQFDTQPQQSVQQQVSDIIDLIIMGKSLDDNAVLKDHDSIASSDKMEPTEQMESNLQSEKDICSDIEGIIQLDGTGDVSPKEGIPHTKYREENEFIAIIESEDLKVLEDEEDDDEECDSITSTESSSSGGDNEEPQVDIVEEDPLNSDDDVSEQDIPDLFDTDNVIFCQYDKIHRSKNKWKFYLKDGVMSFEGKDHVFAKAVGDAEW
- the GTF2A1L gene encoding TFIIA-alpha and beta-like factor isoform X2, with amino-acid sequence MAAAAMSHAYPLPKLYKSIIEDVIEGVRELFAEEGLEEQVLKELKQLWETKVVQSKATEGLFRHNHHSPQFTLQLPHNFHRVLQASAASLVIPTGRGLQHLTAGDLGAPQSGATLTLPTGIAYPIHVPTGVTLQTVSGQLYKVNVPVMVTQAAGDASILHHPVQQMFQPLEQPSVLQANVASVAQVNESSAQAAAEMLQPQETAVQQSTVFPPNVMEENHLENSANTLVQQPSLSQQPLASNAVLNQCADSTEKSQHGSLHTAVFTPEASEEFSPTESLANNSSSVLLDVAGQFDTQPQQSVQQQVSDIIDLIIMGKSLDDNAVLKDHDSIASSDKMEPTEQMESNLQSEKDICSDIEGIIQLDGTGDVSPKEGIPHTKYREENEFIAIIESEDLKVLEDEEDDDEECDSITSTESSSSGGDNEEPQVDIVEEDPLNSDDDVSEQDIPDLFDTDNVIFCQYDKIHRSKNKWKFYLKDGVMSFEGKDHVFAKAVGDAEW